From a region of the Castanea sativa cultivar Marrone di Chiusa Pesio chromosome 10, ASM4071231v1 genome:
- the LOC142611551 gene encoding putative LRR receptor-like serine/threonine-protein kinase RKF3 → MVFLVTLFLFSLLPSPTFSQNATVSCPLDFSVLSQFTQSAARPAPNTDTTAKCNYILQGLRLVLSNYLRRTNSFLPPPNSSESCWVAYQSPINSFLPNFDIRKSCGFQTEWISHGCMNITTKAEFENLVPKQTLNGVVSSCNQSLENNSPCASCTATLSALQASYLTGPSVGNVSDCTQYPSIYAAAFANVYGPSDIGTAKCLFLLDFSVTSKSGSKKNVVILVVLLVFGVGFCVILGGGWLYLRKRKRRESFVERVERNLEFGLDSISESTTLVRFTFDDIRKATKNFARDSIIGRGGYGNVYKGVLPDGSEVALKRFKNCSASGDANFTHEVEVIASVRHVNLVALRGYCTATTPFEGHQRIIVCDLMKNGSLYDHLFGGLEDRKLSWPIRQKIALGTARGLAYLHYGAQPGIIHRDIKASNILLDEMFEAKVADFGLAKFTPEGMTHLSTRVAGTMGYVAPEYALYGQLTERSDVYSFGVVLLELLSGRKALSTNSDGEPILVTDWAWSSVRNGRTLDVIDNGMPELGVPEVLEKYVLVAVLCSHPQLYARPTMDQVVKMLETDLSVPSIPARPIPLVAQINDIERSASSSGSGQLSSPTGYQPYTLENGRLSDHKEEGIKCSE, encoded by the coding sequence ATGGTCTTCCTCGTTACCCTCTTCCTATTCTCACTCCTACCCTCTCCAACCTTTTCCCAAAACGCCACCGTTTCATGCCCCCTAGACTTCAGCGTTCTGTCCCAGTTTACTCAGAGCGCAGCTCGCCCAGCACCCAACACTGACACAACCGCCAAGTGCAACTACATCCTCCAAGGCCTCCGACTCGTCCTCTCTAACTACCTCCGACGCACCAACTCGTTCCTCCCACCACCCAACTCGTCCGAGTCATGCTGGGTCGCGTACCAGTCCCCCATCAACTCGTTCCTCCCAAACTTCGATATCAGAAAATCCTGTGGCTTCCAAACCGAGTGGATCTCTCATGGTTGCATGAACATCACCACCAAAGCTGAATTCGAAAATTTGGTCCCAAAACAAACCTTAAACGGTGTTGTTTCGAGCTGTAACCAAAGTTTAGAGAACAACTCGCCTTGTGCTTCGTGTACAGCTACCTTATCCGCTTTACAAGCCTCGTATCTTACAGGTCCTTCGGTTGGAAACGTGTCTGATTGTACTCAGTACCCGTCGATTTATGCAGCGGCTTTTGCTAATGTCTATGGTCCCAGTGATATAGGTACTGCTAAGTGCTTGTTCTTGTTGGATTTCAGTGTGACTTCAAAGTCTGGgagtaaaaaaaatgtggtgATTTTGGTGGTTTTACTTGTTTTTGGAGTTGGGTTTTGTGTGATTCTTGGTGGGGGTTGGTTATATTTgaggaaaaggaagagaagagagagttttGTTGAGAGAGTTGAAAGGAATCTTGAATTTGGGTTGGATTCGATTAGTGAAAGTACCACTTTGGTGAGGTTCACATTCGATGACATCAGAAAGGCGACCAAGAATTTCGCTAGAGACAGTATTATAGGGAGAGGAGGGTATGGGAATGTGTACAAGGGTGTTTTGCCGGATGGGTCAGAGGTTGCTTTGAAAAGGTTTAAGAATTGCTCGGCTTCAGGGGATGCGAATTTCACACATGAAGTTGAGGTTATAGCTAGTGTTAGGCATGTAAATCTTGTTGCTTTGAGAGGATATTGTACTGCAACGACACCTTTTGAGGGTCACCAGAGGATAATTGTGTGTGATTTGATGAAAAATGGGAGTCTTTATGACCATTTGTTTGGGGGTTTGGAGGATAGGAAGCTTAGTTGGCCTATTAGGCAAAAGATTGCATTAGGGACTGCAAGGGGTTTGGCTTATTTGCATTATGGTGCTCAACCTGGGATTATACATAGGGATATTAAAGCAAGCAATATACTTTTGGATGAGATGTTTGAGGCTAAGGTGGCTGATTTTGGTCTTGCAAAGTTTACACCAGAGGGTATGACGCATTTGAGCACAAGGGTTGCTGGGACAATGGGTTATGTTGCTCCTGAGTATGCTTTGTATGGACAATTGACTGAGAGGAGTGATGTGTATAGTTTTGGTGTTGTGTTGCTTGAGCTTTTGAGTGGAAGGAAGGCCCTCTCGACAAATAGTGATGGCGAACCAATACTTGTTACTGATTGGGCGTGGTCCTCAGTGAGAAATGGGAGGACTTTGGATGTTATTGATAATGGGATGCCAGAATTGGGTGTGCCGGAGGTGTTAGAGAAGTATGTTTTGGTTGCCGTGTTGTGTTCTCATCCGCAGTTGTATGCTAGGCCTACAATGGATCAGGTTGTGAAAATGTTGGAGACTGATTTGTCAGTTCCTTCAATCCCTGCAAGGCCAATTCCTCTCGTGGCACAGATTAATGATATTGAGAGATCTGCAAGCAGCAGCGGCTCCGGTCAGCTTTCAAGCCCAACTGGGTATCAGCCTTATACATTAGAGAATGGCCGGCTCTCTGACCATAAGGAAGAAGGGATTAAGTGTTCAGAATAG